In Coleofasciculus chthonoplastes PCC 7420, the genomic window AAAGTGTGATAAATCAAAATTAGCGTTTAACTCCTGATTAATCCGATCTAACAGGTTGAGATTAAATGCAGCCGTGACTCCCTGGGCATCATTATAGGCAGCATTTAAAATAGCTGGATCTTTTTTCAAATCGACACCAATTAACATGCTATCACCTTTATCCAAAAGACGACGCGACTGTTTCAGCAGATGGATGGCTTCCTGGGGATGGAGATTGCCAATCGTGGAACCCGGAAAGAAAATTAGCTTGTGATTAACAGGTTTTTTGCTGTAGGGTGGCAGTTGAAAATCTTGGGTATAATCCGCACAAACCGCGATCACATCCAAGTCAGGATAGGATTGTGCTAGTTCTGCTGACGCTTGCAGCATGTGTTCTTGGGAGATATCGATGGGCATATAGCCGGCTAGGTGCGGCAAGGCATCCAACAGAAGGCGGACTTTGGCACTACTGCCACTACCATACTCGATCAGCAAGCAATCTTGACCCACGAGTTGGGCAATGTCCCGGCAATAGGTTTTTAACAGATGAATTTCTGTCCGGGTGGGATAGTATTCCTCCACCTCACAGATCTGATCAAACAGTTCTGACCCACGTTTATCATAAAAGAACTTGGGCGCGATCGCTTTTTGGGGTTGAGTCAAACCCTTGAATATCTCCTCACGTAAGCTGCTTAGGTGCGGCTTATAATCGTAAAACTCTAGATTATTCATTAGCTTTGTTTTTCTTGTCTTCGGCTAACCCTAGCCACTGTCTAAGTTGCGTCGTACCGTTGCCGTCTCTTTGCCATCCTTGGTGGGTTGTAACGGTCGCCAACTCAGATAGCCACTTAAGCATCTGTCGTTGTCCTATGGCTATAGGTTGGGTGTCTTCTCCTGTCTCAAAGGTTAGCTGAATGGTAAAACATTCTAAGTCGTTGTGCATGATTTTGGCTTTACCCTCTTTCAGCCAACGCCTAGCACGACTAGGCTTAGTAGGCATTAGGGGTTTACCTGATTTTGATAGAACTGGTACTCGTAACATGGAGATAATCCTCACGAGTGAGTGTTTACATTGAGCGAAGTCGAAATGTAGTCCCTTCCCGCCATCTCAACCAAGATGTCCTAACAATCGCGAGCGACTCGACAAAAAGTCTTAAAGATAACTTGGACTAGGGAAGTATCCAAGAGTTTGTACCAGGTTGAGACTCTATGCGGTATTCAATACTTAGTTGCCGTTTGTCCGGCAATCCTCGTCCTCAGGGAGTAGGGCGGGGTATTGAATCTGCTAACCACCTACAGGGTGGATTCCTTTCCTATCATCTACCGCCAACGATCCTTTTTGCAAGTTATCTCATGTCCGGTTGAATACTTAGGGGCTGCTGAATAAGTGTTGTGGTGAGGGGGAGCTGGGGAAGCAAGGGTACATTTTCCCTGAGCAAGTGATGCTATACATTACTTACAAGCTGCGCCCACAAGGGGACGCAGCAGTTGATCCTTTGTCCCTGATTCCCTTACTTTTTCTTGCCGCCAAACAATCCTCCAAATAAACCCCCGCCACCCGATTGCTCTTTCGGCTTTTTGCCTGAACCCGATTTCTGGGTTAATTTGTCGATATATTGTTTCCCTTT contains:
- the egtD gene encoding L-histidine N(alpha)-methyltransferase, which encodes MNNLEFYDYKPHLSSLREEIFKGLTQPQKAIAPKFFYDKRGSELFDQICEVEEYYPTRTEIHLLKTYCRDIAQLVGQDCLLIEYGSGSSAKVRLLLDALPHLAGYMPIDISQEHMLQASAELAQSYPDLDVIAVCADYTQDFQLPPYSKKPVNHKLIFFPGSTIGNLHPQEAIHLLKQSRRLLDKGDSMLIGVDLKKDPAILNAAYNDAQGVTAAFNLNLLDRINQELNANFDLSHFHHWAFYNQDESRIEMHLVSLKEQTVIIDKTPFHFRQDETIHTENSYKYSIEEFQDMANYAGFDAQQVWTDADHLFSLHYLTISH